A stretch of the Acidobacteriota bacterium genome encodes the following:
- a CDS encoding septal ring lytic transglycosylase RlpA family protein — protein MVLFGLGLVACSSTPKAKSFVPPPTPTPGAVERGLASWYGKEFDGLPTASGETFRPEKVSAAHRTLPLGTVVDVTNEKNGKSVRVKVNDRGPFVAGRIVDLSKAAAAEIGSVGDGVVPVTLRVVALGDNSRIRAKSDEPPAPTPANTAVKGEPAAPSTRPAAAGWAVQAGAFGSQENAVKLRERLAARYPSPWIEDASGLKRVKFGPYASRAEAEAARDSLGEIGLAGILVEAR, from the coding sequence TTGGTTCTCTTCGGACTCGGCCTCGTGGCTTGTTCGTCCACACCGAAGGCGAAGTCTTTCGTCCCTCCGCCTACACCGACCCCCGGCGCCGTCGAGCGCGGCCTCGCGTCGTGGTACGGGAAGGAGTTCGACGGCCTGCCGACCGCATCCGGCGAGACGTTCCGCCCCGAAAAAGTCTCCGCCGCTCACCGCACGCTGCCGCTCGGCACGGTCGTCGACGTCACGAACGAGAAGAACGGCAAGTCCGTCCGCGTGAAGGTCAACGACCGCGGCCCGTTCGTGGCGGGGCGCATCGTGGACCTTTCGAAGGCCGCCGCCGCCGAGATCGGCTCCGTCGGGGACGGCGTCGTGCCCGTGACGTTGCGCGTCGTGGCGCTGGGCGACAACTCCCGGATCCGCGCGAAGAGCGACGAGCCGCCCGCCCCGACACCCGCGAACACCGCGGTGAAGGGCGAGCCCGCGGCGCCGTCCACGCGTCCCGCGGCCGCGGGCTGGGCCGTGCAGGCGGGTGCGTTCGGGTCGCAGGAGAATGCCGTGAAGCTGCGCGAGCGGCTCGCCGCGCGCTACCCGTCGCCATGGATCGAGGACGCGAGCGGCCTCAAGCGCGTGAAGTTCGGCCCCTATGCCTCGCGCGCCGAGGCCGAGGCCGCGCGCGATTCCCTGGGTGAGATCGGGCTCGCCGGCATCCTCGTCGAGGCGCGCTGA
- a CDS encoding D-alanine--D-alanine ligase — MKAKTRVGVVFGGPSREHGVSFLSAKCLLENLPFEKYEAIPVFVGKDGLWNGPQASKAELARQLARPPKDLLLDGVKPGSRPARTAEIVDSFFSAWHAAGADVLFPIVHGTFGEDGVVQGLFEALGVPYVGCGVAASAVGMDKIFMKAAFGAAGLPQVKYVGFSRAEWASPASRAALTTRIDGLGFPVFVKPSCAGSSVGVSKVKDESQIAKAVEAAFLVDARVLVEQGVDAREIECSVLEGEKGGPTEASLPGEIVPGHEFYDYEDKYIDSGSRSVVPADLPASTREEVRRLAARAFDVLGGEGFARVDFFVERGTQRILVSELNSLPGFTPISMFPKMWEASGLPLGSLLDRLVTGAFHRPVRGR, encoded by the coding sequence GTGAAGGCGAAGACGCGCGTCGGCGTCGTCTTCGGCGGGCCCTCGCGCGAGCACGGCGTCTCGTTCCTCTCGGCGAAGTGCCTGCTCGAGAACCTCCCGTTCGAGAAATACGAAGCGATCCCGGTCTTCGTCGGGAAGGACGGGCTCTGGAACGGGCCGCAGGCGTCGAAGGCCGAGCTGGCGCGCCAGCTCGCGCGGCCGCCCAAGGACCTGCTGCTCGACGGCGTGAAGCCCGGCAGCCGGCCGGCGCGGACCGCGGAGATCGTGGATTCGTTCTTCTCGGCGTGGCACGCCGCCGGCGCCGACGTCCTCTTTCCGATCGTCCACGGCACGTTCGGGGAGGACGGCGTCGTCCAGGGCCTCTTCGAAGCGCTCGGGGTTCCCTACGTCGGCTGCGGCGTCGCGGCGTCGGCCGTGGGGATGGACAAGATCTTCATGAAGGCCGCGTTCGGCGCCGCGGGGCTCCCGCAGGTGAAGTACGTGGGCTTCTCGCGCGCCGAGTGGGCTTCGCCCGCGTCGCGGGCGGCGCTCACGACGCGCATCGACGGGCTCGGCTTTCCGGTCTTCGTGAAGCCGTCCTGCGCGGGCTCTTCCGTCGGCGTCTCGAAGGTGAAGGACGAGTCGCAGATCGCGAAGGCCGTCGAGGCCGCATTCCTCGTGGACGCTCGCGTTCTCGTGGAGCAGGGCGTCGACGCGCGGGAAATCGAGTGCTCGGTCCTCGAGGGCGAAAAGGGCGGGCCGACGGAGGCGTCGCTGCCCGGCGAGATCGTGCCTGGGCACGAGTTCTACGACTACGAGGACAAGTACATCGACTCCGGCTCGCGCAGCGTCGTCCCCGCGGACCTGCCGGCGAGCACCCGCGAGGAGGTCCGGCGGCTCGCGGCTCGGGCATTCGACGTCCTCGGGGGCGAGGGCTTCGCGCGCGTGGACTTCTTCGTCGAGCGCGGGACGCAGCGGATTCTGGTCAGCGAGCTCAACTCGCTGCCCGGGTTCACGCCGATCTCGATGTTCCCGAAGATGTGGGAGGCCTCGGGCCTGCCGCTCGGAAGCCTTCTCGACCGCCTCGTGACCGGCGCGTTCCACCGCCCGGTGCGCGGCCGCTGA
- a CDS encoding phosphoglycerate dehydrogenase, whose protein sequence is MTARVLVAEPLSETGLAVLKAAGLAADVKTDLSREALLAAIGDYDALVVRSATQVDKELLAAGKKLRVVGRAGVGLDNVDVKAATERGVLVVNAPSGNVVSAAEHAIALLLSLLRRIPEAQASLKAGEWKRTKFVGTELQGKTVGLVGLGQVGSRVAARLRPWNLTLLAFDPFVTPERAAELGVKPVSLDELLAQSDVVSLHAPGGAETKHLLGPMQFERMKKGALLVNCARGALVDEAALVEALDSGKLGGAALDVFSVEPPKDFALMKHPKVLCTPHLGASTVEAQDRVAVETVEMLSEALKGSPFVAAVNLPFPAGGDPHAALPWMRLAELAGSFLGQAAGAPATRISVTLAGVPEGARKAAVVAAVKGVLSGVEEVNLVNAAAIAKAHGIALVDSVREEASGYANLLTVAVDTPKGSRSVSATLFGDSHGRIVSLDGLSLEFKPQGTMLVLSNRDVPGVIGRIGTCLGQKGVNIVDFALARGSGGRAAAVVRVDPPAGGISPDLVGCLAGLEGVESARLVTVG, encoded by the coding sequence CTCGCCGTCCTGAAGGCGGCGGGGCTCGCCGCCGACGTGAAGACCGACCTCTCGCGCGAAGCCCTGCTCGCGGCGATCGGCGACTACGACGCCCTCGTCGTGCGGTCGGCCACGCAGGTCGACAAGGAGCTCCTGGCGGCGGGGAAGAAGCTGCGCGTCGTCGGGCGCGCGGGTGTCGGCCTCGACAACGTGGACGTCAAGGCCGCGACCGAGCGCGGCGTCCTCGTCGTGAACGCTCCGTCCGGAAACGTCGTCTCCGCGGCGGAGCACGCGATCGCCCTCCTCCTCTCGCTCCTGCGGAGGATCCCCGAGGCACAGGCTTCGCTCAAGGCCGGGGAATGGAAGCGCACGAAGTTCGTCGGGACGGAGCTGCAGGGCAAAACGGTCGGCCTCGTCGGCCTCGGACAAGTCGGCTCGCGGGTGGCGGCGCGCCTCAGGCCTTGGAACCTGACGCTCCTGGCCTTCGACCCCTTCGTGACGCCGGAGCGCGCGGCCGAGCTGGGCGTCAAGCCGGTCTCGCTGGACGAGCTGCTCGCGCAGTCGGACGTCGTCTCGCTCCACGCGCCGGGCGGCGCCGAGACGAAACACCTGCTCGGTCCGATGCAGTTCGAAAGAATGAAGAAGGGCGCCCTCCTCGTGAACTGCGCGCGCGGGGCCCTCGTGGACGAGGCCGCGCTCGTCGAGGCGCTGGACTCCGGGAAGCTCGGCGGAGCGGCGCTGGACGTCTTCTCCGTGGAGCCGCCGAAGGACTTCGCACTGATGAAGCACCCGAAGGTGCTCTGCACGCCGCACCTCGGCGCCTCGACGGTGGAGGCCCAGGACCGCGTCGCCGTGGAAACCGTCGAGATGCTCTCGGAGGCCCTGAAGGGGTCCCCGTTCGTCGCCGCGGTGAACCTCCCGTTCCCGGCGGGCGGCGACCCGCACGCGGCGCTGCCGTGGATGCGGCTCGCGGAGCTCGCGGGCTCGTTCCTCGGCCAGGCCGCCGGGGCGCCGGCGACGCGCATCAGCGTCACGCTCGCGGGCGTGCCGGAGGGTGCGCGCAAAGCCGCAGTCGTTGCCGCGGTGAAAGGCGTCCTCTCGGGAGTCGAGGAGGTCAACCTCGTGAACGCCGCCGCGATCGCCAAGGCGCACGGCATCGCGCTCGTGGATTCCGTCCGCGAGGAGGCCTCGGGCTACGCGAACCTGCTTACGGTCGCCGTCGACACGCCCAAGGGGTCGCGCAGCGTCTCGGCGACGCTGTTCGGCGATTCGCACGGGCGCATCGTCTCGCTGGACGGCCTCTCGCTCGAGTTCAAGCCGCAGGGGACGATGCTCGTCCTCTCGAACCGCGACGTTCCGGGCGTCATCGGGCGCATCGGCACGTGCCTCGGCCAGAAGGGCGTGAACATCGTCGACTTCGCGCTCGCGCGCGGGAGCGGCGGCCGCGCGGCCGCGGTCGTGCGCGTGGACCCGCCGGCGGGTGGCATCTCGCCCGATCTCGTGGGCTGCCTCGCGGGGCTGGAGGGCGTCGAGTCGGCCCGCCTCGTGACGGTCGGGTGA